The stretch of DNA CACGGAACAAAAAACGAGTACGCACAGTACCAACGAAAAATAACCGTAGAGCAGGTCATAAACGCCAGAAAAGAAGCCCGAAAACCCTTGGGACTTTATGATTACGCGCCAATCTCAGACGGCGCTGCAATCATTATCCTCACAAGCGAAGACGTTGCCAAAAAATTCACAGACAAACCAGTCCATGTTCTCGGCTCGTCTTCAGCAACAGATTACCTAACCTTTCCGGCAAGAGAAGATTTAACGCGTTTTCTTGTAAGCGAAATTGCAATGAAGAATGCTTTGAAAATGGCTGGAGTGAATTTGTGGGATATACAAATAGTGGAGCTTTATGACCAGTCCACGGTTATGGAGATGGTTTCGCTTGAAGATTTGGGATTCTGTGAACGTGGAAAAGCGTGGAGAAGCATTTACGAGAGCTATCAAGATTGTAAGGGCTATTATGAAATTGAGGGAAAGAAAATTTTTGTGAACATGAATGGCGGCTTAAAAGCAGATGGAAACCCGCTCGGCGCCACGGGTGGAGCCCAAGTTTTTGAAGTTGTTAAGCAATTAAGAGGCGAAGCTGGCGAGCGACAAGTCAAAAGCGAAAAAGAACTCGAGTATGGCTGTGTGCTGGAGCTTGAGGGATTCGGCACTAAAGGCTACGTTTACATTTTAGGGAGGGATTAGTAAATGAGCAGCGAACCCATAGAGAGAAGAGTTTCCTATCTTGGCGATAGGCTTAGAGGAAGACGTTGCCAAATATGCGGAAAAGAATATTTCGAATTTAGAGACTACTGCGGAAACTGCGGAAGAAAAAGTTTCGGAAAAATGGTTGACATAGACCTTTTCTATGAGAAGGGCAAACTTGAAATATGCACGCTTGTCAATGAGCCAACAAACAAATTTACAAAACTTGGAAGTTACATTTACGGAATAGTCTCATTTCACGATGGAAAAATACGGGTTCCGGGAAGACTAACTGACCGCATGATAAGGCAAGGAGAAAACATTGATTTTTCGGCTTTGGAAGGAAGAGAAGTCATTCCAAGGTTTAGAAGACGTTATTCAGTGGACAGAAGCGATGTCATCCCAACAATTTCTTTGGCTTTCACCTTTGCAGACGAATATTATCCCCATCAAGAATACACTGTGGCAAAGCCTAACAAAGAATACGATAACCCGGGAATAGTTGGCTACGGAGTTTACACATCAAGGTTTAGGATAAGAGAAGGAAACATTGAACGTTCAGTACCGTTCATTGACGAAGACTCCATAACTGCGGCTGTAGAAGCTGGAAAAACAGCACTGATTCATTCTGGCGTTGACAGTGCGCTTGTCGGCAAAATATATGTGGGCTCCGAATCTAACCCTTACGCTGTTAAGCCCATTGCTTCCAAAGTGGCGCAAGTGCTAAAATTGGGCGAAGAATGCGAAGACGTGCAAGGAGTAGACGCTGTAGACACGGAGTTTGCATGCAAAGCTGCAACAAGCATGTTTAAGGACGCGGCTTCGCTTGTAAGTTATCCCAAATCGAACATCCAATACGCCATGACCATAGGCACGGACAATTCTCAAGCGGCACCGAGAAATTGCCCAGGAGGCGAGTTAGACCTTTTCGTCGGCTTCGGCGCTTGCGCTTACATTTTCGGAAAACACGATGTCATAGCTGAAATTGAAGGATGGTATTCGTGCACTTCGGACACTCCGGATTTCTGGCGAAGAGACGGCGAGCCATACCCAATGCATGGCGGACGCTTTACCGGAGACCCAGCATACTTCAAACATATCAGAAAGGCGGCAAAAAAGTTAATGGAACGGCTTAACTTGCAAATCAACGATATCAACTATTTTGTTGCTCATCAGCCAAACGTTCAGTTTCCAGTACGCATCGCGAAGGAGCTTGGATTTAA from Candidatus Bathyarchaeota archaeon A05DMB-5 encodes:
- a CDS encoding hydroxymethylglutaryl-CoA synthase; this translates as MSSEPIERRVSYLGDRLRGRRCQICGKEYFEFRDYCGNCGRKSFGKMVDIDLFYEKGKLEICTLVNEPTNKFTKLGSYIYGIVSFHDGKIRVPGRLTDRMIRQGENIDFSALEGREVIPRFRRRYSVDRSDVIPTISLAFTFADEYYPHQEYTVAKPNKEYDNPGIVGYGVYTSRFRIREGNIERSVPFIDEDSITAAVEAGKTALIHSGVDSALVGKIYVGSESNPYAVKPIASKVAQVLKLGEECEDVQGVDAVDTEFACKAATSMFKDAASLVSYPKSNIQYAMTIGTDNSQAAPRNCPGGELDLFVGFGACAYIFGKHDVIAEIEGWYSCTSDTPDFWRRDGEPYPMHGGRFTGDPAYFKHIRKAAKKLMERLNLQINDINYFVAHQPNVQFPVRIAKELGFKEEQYLPSLQVAKFGNTYSGSSPVGLAAVLDVAKPEERILIASYGSGAGSDAYSLVTTSQILDKRKRQKLTVKYQAENPFLEYVDYTTYRRLKLGM